Proteins co-encoded in one Juglans regia cultivar Chandler chromosome 16, Walnut 2.0, whole genome shotgun sequence genomic window:
- the LOC109007540 gene encoding uncharacterized protein LOC109007540, which produces MGNCYALCKPRMGLYVKLAAAKHGRVLQVVKMDGKILEFSTPILVKDIMVNFSGSGIGLSKDASENLSPNYELKIGKTYYMLPSLSSGSPTSTTAEISSIADKDKANIGVKRIKIVITKQQLQELLTKQISLDDFMSGLEKPTSVSHVDSSTNWKPKLESIPEGSE; this is translated from the coding sequence ATGGGCAATTGCTATGCTCTTTGCAAGCCCCGTATGGGCTTGTATGTCAAACTTGCTGCGGCAAAGCATGGGAGAGTTTTACAAGTCGTGAAGATGGATGGAAAGATTTTAGAATTCAGCACGCCAATTCTTGTTAAAGATATCATGGTGAACTTTTCCGGCTCAGGTATTGGTTTATCCAAGGATGCCTCAGAGAATCTCTCACCAAATTATGAATTGAAGATAGGCAAAACTTACTATATGCTGCCTTCTTTGAGTTCTGGGAGTCCCACTAGTACTACTGCAGAAATTTCCTCAATAGCAGACAAGGACAAAGCCAATATTGGTGTAAAGAGGATTAAGATTGTTATAACAAAGCAGCAGCTCCAGGAGTTATTGACAAAGCAAATATCATTGGACGACTTCATGTCAGGGCTTGAGAAGCCAACGTCTGTTTCTCATGTTGATTCTTCAACAAATTGGAAGCCGAAGCTTGAATCTATCCCTGAAGGGAGCGAGTAG